The following proteins come from a genomic window of Clupea harengus chromosome 22, Ch_v2.0.2, whole genome shotgun sequence:
- the si:ch211-113e8.11 gene encoding uncharacterized protein si:ch211-113e8.11 isoform X1 yields the protein MNSLVCYGLSSDSDSDSDVKKCRQEGETASGKTEPATQQKKGRNFLLESGSASSDSEPEGDYDDDGGDDEEKCYDARTEPPLPIQQHIPEEAIPPASSTLKANKLPPPPLGTSSGLVGSSVFANPFKEQADERLNVLQKHVPLTLQARPAQIGGKKICIGYRKDGRCRFGSRCKFAHDSDLQNTATPVPDEGPETSSDQPSPTLLSSQTHDCQTPLLQKQGREEGGSEEGRMKKRRVGLSETLIPPKRALKQFDMQRQKDRVTPF from the exons ATGAACTCTCTCGTCTGTTATGGGTTGTCGTCTGATTCTGATAGCGACAGTGATGTGAAAAAATGCCGTCAAGA GGGAGAGACGGCAAGTGGGAAAACCGAGCCAGCGACACAGCAGAAAAAGGGACGTAACTTCCTACTGGAATCCGGTTCAGCATCCAGCGATTCTGAACCCGAAggtgattatgatgatgatggtggtgatgatgaggagAAGTGCTATGATGCCCGGACGGAGCCTCCCTTGCCCATTCAGCAACATATACCTGAGGAGGCCATTCCTCCTGCATCATCCACCCTAAAGGCCAACAAGCTGCCGCCCCCACCTCTTGGGACGAGTAGTGGTCTGGTGGGCAGTAGTGTTTTTGCCAACCCATTTAAGGAACAGGCTGATGAGCGACTGAATGTACTGCAGAAACATGTGCCGCTTACACTGCAGGCTAGACCTGCACAGATAGGTGGTAAGAAAATTTGCATAGGCTACAGGAAGGATGGACGTTGCCGGTTTGGGAGCCGATGTAAGTTTGCTCATGACAGTGATCTCCAAAATACAGCCACCCCGGTCCCTGATGAGGGCCCAGAAACCTCCTCAGACCAGCCCAGCCCAACTCTGTTATCATCACAAACCCATGATTGTCAGACTCCCCTGCTTCAAAAACAGGGGCGCGAAGAGGGTGGATCAGAGGAGGGGCgtatgaagaagaggagagttGGCCTCAGTGAAACACTCATCCCTCCAAAGCGGGCGTTAAAGCAGTTTGACATGCAGAGGCAAAAGGACAGAGTAACTCCTTTCTGA
- the zfp91 gene encoding E3 ubiquitin-protein ligase ZFP91, protein MEPQMSETVGNKEERQLAIAKEEAAQTSPSQGAVSSPRRALRGRGAYRLKTEVSNSPNRNGAASSTPASGRVLRDRSTRAVPAWRLNEASEDTEEPGRDPDSNRRRKPANPRRRRNTAAASTTEVGSETGDYSRPATGEESKRDSTVTRAPRSRRSQAQGRSKTPSTRQAGGSPRVVCKSEPDADTFCVVTDKTAGRKAVGKEKKEDEDCSEKAHLPEEEEEPPFRADSQDQNYHPQSQSGGEEGLSSDEDVPFRDDLNDQSYDPKAERDPHKPRRKHPSRNKERKERAPPRDKEPEIKTEGGESGDVKLENEFGEVAEPPRKRGRRRKDDKSPRLPKRRKKPPVQYVRCEMEGCGTVLAHPRYLQHHIKYQHLLKKKYVCPHPSCGRLFRLQKQLLRHAKHHTDQRDYICEFCARAFKSSHNLAVHRMIHTGEKPLQCEICGFTCRQKASLNWHMKKHDADAFYQFSCGICGKKFEKKDSVVAHKAKSHPEVLIAEALAANAGALITTPGALLEASSSNPVSGVEQQQQQQQQQQQQPETQVVVVGEDTHTLHTMQVPVTLAMQPATEDEGNSVSSQEHQASHAALPAHTHALQMPLQFVSTVSPTVTQAPQIHQLTLHSGQTLVTQQKHQPQQITLQAYSPQMQTQILHMTFQPVAQSVPAQQQQAHIQQLPLLSATPQQQLTLQPVAQHQQQQSQAVQRAPDPGHPANPTLLTQVVQEDPTDCRETLGFSHDPAPSSSSPPPSNSSSAQEPGDTGVVWEGGENGETGDIGGVWERSSEGGGPVLTHGSEGQVQHGLI, encoded by the exons ATGGAACCGCAAATGTCTGAAACAGTCGGTAACAAAGAGGAGAGGCAGCTAGCAATAGCTAAGGAGGAGGCCGCGCAAACATCCCCGTCCCAGGGTGCCGTGTCCAGCCCGCGGAGAGCATTAAGAGGACGCGGAGCATATCGCCTTAAGACCGAGGTTTCCAACTCGCCAAATAGGAACGGCGCTGCATCGAGCACCCCCGCGTCTGGTCGGGTTTTACGTGACCGATCAACCCGAGCAGTGCCGGCTTGGAGGCTTAACGAGGCCAGCGAGGATACGGAGGAGCCTGGCCGTGATCCCGATTCTAACCGACGGAGAAAACCTGCAAATCCTCGGCGGCGAAGAAACACTGCAGCTGCTAGCACCACAGAGGTGGGCAGTGAGACTGGGGATTATTCCAGGCCGGCTACAGG TGAAGAAAGTAAAAGGGATTCCACAGTTACACGAG CCCCTCGCTCTAGACGAAGCCAGGCTCAGGGCCGATCAAAGACCCCCTCCACTCGGCAGGCTGGTGGGTCACCCAGGGTGGTCTGTAAAAGTGAGCCAGACGCTGACACATTCTGTG TTGTGACAGATAAGACAGCTGGGAGGAAAGCAGTGGGCAA GGAAaagaaggaggatgaggactGTTCTGAGAAAGCACATCtccctgaggaggaagaggaaccaCCATTCCGAGCTGACTCACAAGACCAGAACTACCACCCTCAGTCTCAGAG tggaggagaggaggggttaaGCAGTGATGAAGACGTACCCTTCAGGGACGACCTGAATGACCAGAGCTATGACCCAAAGGCTGAGAG GGACCCACATAAACCAAGGCGCAAGCACCCTTCCCGAaataaggagagaaaagaaagagctcCACCCAGAGACAAGGAACCtgagataaagacagagggtGGTGAAAGTGGAGATGTGAAGCTGGAAAATGAGTTTGGAGAAGTCGCAGAGCCACCCAGGAA GAGGGGTAGGCGGCGAAAGGATGACAAAAGTCCTCGGCTTCCAAAAAGAAG GAAGAAGCCACCAGTGCAGTATGTGCGCTGTGAGATGGAAGGGTGCGGGACTGTGCTGGCTCACCCTCGCTACCTTCAG caCCATATTAAATATCAACACTTGTTGAAGAAAAAGTATGTGTGTCCTCACCCCTCTTGTGGTAGACTGTTCCGGTTGCAGAAACAGCTTCTGCGTCACGCCAAGCACCATACAG ATCAGAGAGACTACATCTGCGAGTTCTGTGCTCGTGCCTTCAAAAGCTCACACAACCTGGCTGTGCATCGTATGATTCACACTGGGGAGAAACCACTGCA gtgTGAGATCTGTGGCTTCACATGTCGCCAGAAGGCATCTCTGAACTGGCACATGAAGAAGCACGATGCTGACGCCTTCTACCAGTTCTCCTGCGGCATTTGTGGCAAGAAGTTTGAAAAGAAGGACAGTGTGGTGGCCCATAAGGCCAAAAGCCACCCAGAGGTGCTGATCGCTGAAGCACTAGCCGCAAATGCCGGGGCCCTCATCACCACCCCTGGAGCTCTGCTAGAGGCCTCCTCCTCTAACCCGGTGTCTGgggtggagcagcagcagcagcagcagcagcagcagcagcagcagccagagaCCCAGGTGGTGGTTGTGGGCGAGGACACCCATACCCTCCATACCATGCAGGTCCCAGTCACACTCGCCATGCAGCCCGCCACTGAGGACGAGGGTAACAGCGTCAGCTCGCAGGAGCACCAGGCGTCTCATGCTGCTCTGCCTGCCCACACCCACGCGCTGCAAATGCCCCTTCAGTTTGTGTCCACGGTCTCACCGACTGTCACTCAGGCTCCCCAGATCCACCAGCTGACCCTGCACTCCGGCCAGACTCTTGTGACCCAGCAGAAGCACCAGCCACAGCAGATCACCCTGCAAGCCTACAGtccacagatgcagacacagatCCTCCATATGACCTTCCAGCCTGTGGCCCAGAGTGTTCccgcacagcagcagcaggctcaCATTCAGCAGCTTCCCTTGCTCTCAGCCACCCCTCAACAGCAGCTTACCCTCCAGCCAGTGGCccaacatcagcagcagcaaagtCAAGCTGTCCAGAGGGCCCCAGACCCAGGGCACCCTGCGAACCCCACTCTCCTCACCCAAGTAGTACAGGAGGACCCCACTGACTGCCGGGAGACTTTGGGGTTTAGCCATGACCCAGcaccttcttcctcctccccccctccctctaatTCTTCCTCTGCTCAAGAGCCAGGAGACACAGGTGTAGTGTGGGAGGGGGGCGAGAATGGGGAAACGGGGGACATTGGAGGGGTTTGGGAAAGGAGCAGTGAAGGGGGAGGGCCGGTTTTGACCCATGGATCAGAAGGTCAGGTACAACATGGACTCATATAG
- the cntf gene encoding ciliary neurotrophic factor — MAGTGANGRQLTGGYRAGKTVQLARLLNTESVRLLDLYKEKESFPQTAVSGEHLVSVPRLASHLPAGERVWLVHAALGQCQGLLDRAIVLEDAELGLPGDKESTEYLSQRKVVKERLGHLLQSTKSLLVDGAGTATVATGQERAEEPDGGLFALKVWIYRIIQDVVYWTNMASENLPTAPMEAANETRKMARNRRRGKKTVRR; from the exons ATGGCTGGGACAGGAGCAAACGGCAGACAGCTGACAGGAGGCTACCGAGCAGGGAAGACTGTTCAGCTTGCCCGGCTGTTGAATACGGAAAGTGTCCGACTTCTGGACCTCTAT aaagagaaggagagcttTCCCCAAACTGCTGTCTCTGGGGAGCATCTCGTATCTGTGCCTCGCCTGGCGTCACATCTTCCTGCAGGGGAGAGGGTGTGGCTCGTCCACGCGGCCCTTGGTCAGTGCCAGGGTCTCCTGGATCGTGCCATAGTCCTGGAGGATGCAGAGCTGGGGCTGCCCGGGGACAAAGAGAGCACTGAGTACCTGAGCCAGCGCAAAGTGGTCAaggagaggctgggacaccTGTTGCAGAGCACCAAGAGCCTCCTAGTGGATGGAGCTGGTACTGCAACTGTGGCGACAGGACAAGAGAGGGCAGAG GAGCCAGATGGAGGATTGTTCGCTTTGAAGGTGTGGATCTATCGTATCATACAAGATGTGGTTTACTGGACAAATATGGCCTCCGAAAATCTCCCTACAGCTCCCATGGAGGCTGCAAATGAGACAAGGAAGATGGCAAGAAataggaggagggggaagaaaacAGTGCGTAGATGA
- the si:ch211-113e8.11 gene encoding uncharacterized protein si:ch211-113e8.11 isoform X2: MCPWRRLWGETASGKTEPATQQKKGRNFLLESGSASSDSEPEGDYDDDGGDDEEKCYDARTEPPLPIQQHIPEEAIPPASSTLKANKLPPPPLGTSSGLVGSSVFANPFKEQADERLNVLQKHVPLTLQARPAQIGGKKICIGYRKDGRCRFGSRCKFAHDSDLQNTATPVPDEGPETSSDQPSPTLLSSQTHDCQTPLLQKQGREEGGSEEGRMKKRRVGLSETLIPPKRALKQFDMQRQKDRVTPF; encoded by the exons ATGTGTCCGTGGAGGAGACTCTG GGGAGAGACGGCAAGTGGGAAAACCGAGCCAGCGACACAGCAGAAAAAGGGACGTAACTTCCTACTGGAATCCGGTTCAGCATCCAGCGATTCTGAACCCGAAggtgattatgatgatgatggtggtgatgatgaggagAAGTGCTATGATGCCCGGACGGAGCCTCCCTTGCCCATTCAGCAACATATACCTGAGGAGGCCATTCCTCCTGCATCATCCACCCTAAAGGCCAACAAGCTGCCGCCCCCACCTCTTGGGACGAGTAGTGGTCTGGTGGGCAGTAGTGTTTTTGCCAACCCATTTAAGGAACAGGCTGATGAGCGACTGAATGTACTGCAGAAACATGTGCCGCTTACACTGCAGGCTAGACCTGCACAGATAGGTGGTAAGAAAATTTGCATAGGCTACAGGAAGGATGGACGTTGCCGGTTTGGGAGCCGATGTAAGTTTGCTCATGACAGTGATCTCCAAAATACAGCCACCCCGGTCCCTGATGAGGGCCCAGAAACCTCCTCAGACCAGCCCAGCCCAACTCTGTTATCATCACAAACCCATGATTGTCAGACTCCCCTGCTTCAAAAACAGGGGCGCGAAGAGGGTGGATCAGAGGAGGGGCgtatgaagaagaggagagttGGCCTCAGTGAAACACTCATCCCTCCAAAGCGGGCGTTAAAGCAGTTTGACATGCAGAGGCAAAAGGACAGAGTAACTCCTTTCTGA